CGGTCAATTATTGCAACAAGAAGAAGCAGCCCTATCTGAAGTCACCGACAGTACTACAACGGTTCCATCCTCTTTTATCACTAAAGAAAATGGAGGCTGGACCTGGGAGATCAACTCAAATTCAGTCAGTGATCTAATCACTAACTTTCACTGGGTGGAAGGTTCTTTACAGGCATTAAAGCCAACTATAACTTCAAGCGGTAATCCGTTATTACAGCTTCAGGCTTCCGGGCAAGCAAATCTATTTGTAACCCATCAATCATACCAAAACATACAAGTTGATTACTACCTCAATCTGGATGATTTAGATGGAGAAATAGAACTCATTCATCACCTGCAGGATGCAGATAACTATGATTTTGTTTCACTGAATTCGGATGGGATTATTCGTCAGGGCAGAATCCAGAACGGTGAAAGAACCATTTTCGAAGAAGGCACCTATGAAACCGATGGGCTGTTATTTCTACGGGTAGTGGCAGATGAGACTCACTTTCGCGGATACATTAACAGAGAAATGAAAGTGCACGGCCACGGAGATGCCCCCGAAAGTGGGGCAGTGGGTATCAAATTTGTTGGCAGTGGATCTCTTCTCATATCTAAAATTGAAATGACAAAGCTATAAAAATAAATCGGACTTACGATGAATGAATTCATACAACTCTACGGCGAATCAACAAAAACAGCACTTGGGTTTTTCTGGAAATCGGGCTGGGCTTTTGTACTTGGCTATTTTGTATCAGGAATGATTCAGGCTTTTGTGCCCAAGGGTAAACTAACCAAATATATGGGAGGCGGAGATTTTAAAAGTATCTCTCTATCTACCTTTTTTGGGGCTGCCTCATCTTCCTGTTCCTTTGCCGCATTGGCCGCCGCCCGGGCTCTCATCAAGAAAGGGGCACATTTTATAGCCGGTGTGGCCTTTATGTTTGCTTCCACGAACCTGGTTATAGAGCTGGGAATACTCATCCTTATTTTT
The nucleotide sequence above comes from Gracilimonas sp.. Encoded proteins:
- a CDS encoding DUF2231 domain-containing protein; translated protein: MIPEWLPNIHPLVVHFPIALLAGAVVANFITFFISEKWWDETKSTILYVAGTLFAGITYYSGTLAADSVFLPTEAQSVLSEHADWAEYLLWFFVIYTLLRIAFHWFDLFEKKSFKIIALITALPGLFMVFETAEYGGKMVYGYRVGTGQLLQQEEAALSEVTDSTTTVPSSFITKENGGWTWEINSNSVSDLITNFHWVEGSLQALKPTITSSGNPLLQLQASGQANLFVTHQSYQNIQVDYYLNLDDLDGEIELIHHLQDADNYDFVSLNSDGIIRQGRIQNGERTIFEEGTYETDGLLFLRVVADETHFRGYINREMKVHGHGDAPESGAVGIKFVGSGSLLISKIEMTKL